Proteins from a genomic interval of Pseudophryne corroboree isolate aPseCor3 chromosome 4, aPseCor3.hap2, whole genome shotgun sequence:
- the ETAA1 gene encoding ewing's tumor-associated antigen 1 isoform X2 codes for MIRDLCPDNKTPKRLTKCKPWMSAINSPYNDAEQQQEIFWDPHSPAPFKLDNGKKKQAASKCSVDISDIVNRIAPKDEKPVNSDAAYLGVWIGDDAIPCTPVVSRTRTKKNRSSILPTEDELMKLAKQLDRNLIEHKDQHVDVLIDSANTMGTVKNSHDDSLLEDIPEEDDLLLDLKSVSQSSNVDVLPQISSQRSVDQDAEKALNDLFDSSTQKCSGRLSQGLSDVSTRSLHEVHVDATSCIEREILHFNHQQSCKKVTNSNQCSFSTTLNADASEGVNKYSMLNIVKPKDAVQSSDVVQSVSSSQDDFEDDWGTDLLDDDSFIMQITQNPDLIATPKNSMSMDKSGQTKVDNVRGKVIVKSITTSTSNKLNSFKFVPPKLNECNGKNSNLHSPELPNVKKTENNANYKNIKRAASGTGPQMMLKPEIHSGLQMTINSNSNLVRDGNPSNICELSKTSNVTKNFSFKSSTFREGKDLPVKECTQAVPQTHSSCITKDTVLMDEWDDPKFSDDVLDMFCESDSLWEEKEDDDDLLYQVCDDVERLTQVLITNESNCQKENALLPSSSCKAIANTRSNIDIASRQNKNESHAHKFNGHVEQCNKTNNKGASPATVSGNCSNSYQNKGFLRSKSVPSGVECKKPMLNESHSQNLLKPQTVTSNAASSCAPSKYSFTRMKPSQATSVHTKHPAAANESSFHSQDVGESKNKRSSFMQSSIHSSQQPSLKRHISESTLHSSKVFVSDDRNKRCSMEEIERKKQEALARRKMRVRACSNDSAPT; via the exons ATGATACGAG ACTTGTGTCCAGATAATAAGACCCCAAAGAGATTAACTAAATGTAAACCATGGATGTCTGCCATTAATTCTCCATACAATGATGCAGAACAACAGCAAGAAATATTTTGGGATCCCCATTCACCAGCACCCTTTAAATTAG ATAATGGAAAGAAAAAACAGGCTGCAAGCAAATGCTCAGTTGACATTTCAGATATTGTTAATAGAATTGCTCCAAAG GATGAGAAGCCGGTGAACTCTGACGCAGCTTACCTCGGCGTTTGGATTGGAGATGATGCTATCCCATGTACACCAGTAGTTTCCCGGACCAGAACGAAAAAGAATAG GTCTAGCATTCTACCTACGGAAGACGAACTTATGAAGTTGGCAAAACAGCTAGACAGGAACTTGATAGAGCATAAAGACCAACATGTTGATGTGTTGATCGATTCAGCAAATACTATGGGTACTGTTAAGAACAGTCATGACGATTCTTTGCTAGAAGACATCCCGGAAGAAGATGATTTATTACTTGACCTGAAATCTGTTAGTCAGAGTTCAAATGTAGATGTCCTGCCCCAGATCAGCAGTCAGAGGTCCGTGGATCAGGATGCCGAAAAAGCTTTAAATGACCTTTTTGATTCTTCTACGCAGAAATGCAGCGGACGGTTAAGCCAAGGTTTATCAGATGTTAGCACCAGGAGCTTACATGAAGTTCACGTAGATGCAACAAGCTGTATTGAGAGAGAGATTTTGCACTTTAATCACCAACAATCTTGTAAAAAGGTTACAAATTCAAATCAGTGTAGTTTTAGCACAACGTTAAACGCAGATGCATCTGAAGGTGTAAACAAATATTCTATGCTAAATATTGTTAAACCAAAAGATGCTGTGCAGTCGTCTGATGTGGTCCAGTCCGTATCAAGCAGCCAAGATGACTTTGAGGATGACTGGGGGACTGATCTTCTTGATGATGATTCCTTTATTATGCAGATTACTCAAAATCCTGATTTGATAGCTACCCCTAAAAACAGCATGTCTATGGATAAATCGGGCCAAACAAAGGTGGATAATGTTAGAGGGAAAGTTATTGTTAAGTCCATAACCACTTCTACCTCTAATAAGTTGAATAGTTTTAAGTTTGTGCCACCAAAATTAAACGAGTGTAATGGAAAAAACAGTAACTTACATAGCCCAGAGTTGCCAAATGTCAAGAAAACGGAAAATAATGCAAATTACAAGAATATTAAGAGGGCAGCTTCTGGTACAGGACCTCAGATGATGTTGAAACCGGAAATACACTCGGGACTACAGATGACAATAAATAGTAACAGTAACCTAGTACGTGATGGAAATCCTTCCAATATTTGTGAACTTTCTAAAACCTCTAATGTGACTAAGAACTTTTCATTTAAATCCTCAACGTTTCGTGAAGGAAAGGACCTACCTGTTAAAGAGTGTACCCAGGCTGTGCCACAAACACATTCCTCATGTATAACCAAGGACACTGTCCTGATGGACGAATGGGATGATCCTAAGTTTTCCGATGACGTTCTGGACATGTTTTGTGAATCTGATAGTCTTTGGGAAGAGAAAGAAGACGATGATGATCTATTGTACCAAGTTTGTGATGACGTTGAAAGGTTAACGCAGGTTCTGATAACTAATGAAAGTAATTGTCAAAAGGAAAATGCTTTGTTGCCAAGCTCCAGTTGCAAAGCGATTGCAAACACGAGATCAAATATTGACATTGCAAGTCGACAAAATAAAAATGAAAGCCATGCTCATAAATTCAATGGCCACGTAGAACAGTGTAATAAGACAAATAATAAAGGGGCCTCCCCTGCCACGGTCAGTGGAAATTGCTCAAACTCTTATCAAAACAAAGGTTTTCTGAGGTCTAAATCTGTGCCTTCTGGAGTGGAGTGTAAAAAGCCAATGCTCAATGAGTCTCACTCACAGAATCTTCTGAAGCCACAGACTGTTACATCCAATGCAGCAAGTTCATGTGCACCCTCAAAGTATTCTTTTACAAGAATGAAACCTTCCCAGGCCACATCTGTTCACACGAAACATCCTGCCGCTGCAAATGAAAGCAGTTTTCACTCGCAGGACGTCGGTGAAAGTAAGAATAAAAGAAGCAGCTTTATGCAGTCAAGCATACACTCCAGTCAGCAACCTTCATTAAAAAGGCACATTTCAGAGTCTACCCTGCACTCTTCAAAAG
- the ETAA1 gene encoding ewing's tumor-associated antigen 1 isoform X1, with protein sequence MMSRRRQPAHSSRTASEEEETGERKVSREGAPASGRETPSRSKSSRKLRRSERCGASRLLSPTSSSVAPRGEREEDLCPDNKTPKRLTKCKPWMSAINSPYNDAEQQQEIFWDPHSPAPFKLDNGKKKQAASKCSVDISDIVNRIAPKDEKPVNSDAAYLGVWIGDDAIPCTPVVSRTRTKKNRSSILPTEDELMKLAKQLDRNLIEHKDQHVDVLIDSANTMGTVKNSHDDSLLEDIPEEDDLLLDLKSVSQSSNVDVLPQISSQRSVDQDAEKALNDLFDSSTQKCSGRLSQGLSDVSTRSLHEVHVDATSCIEREILHFNHQQSCKKVTNSNQCSFSTTLNADASEGVNKYSMLNIVKPKDAVQSSDVVQSVSSSQDDFEDDWGTDLLDDDSFIMQITQNPDLIATPKNSMSMDKSGQTKVDNVRGKVIVKSITTSTSNKLNSFKFVPPKLNECNGKNSNLHSPELPNVKKTENNANYKNIKRAASGTGPQMMLKPEIHSGLQMTINSNSNLVRDGNPSNICELSKTSNVTKNFSFKSSTFREGKDLPVKECTQAVPQTHSSCITKDTVLMDEWDDPKFSDDVLDMFCESDSLWEEKEDDDDLLYQVCDDVERLTQVLITNESNCQKENALLPSSSCKAIANTRSNIDIASRQNKNESHAHKFNGHVEQCNKTNNKGASPATVSGNCSNSYQNKGFLRSKSVPSGVECKKPMLNESHSQNLLKPQTVTSNAASSCAPSKYSFTRMKPSQATSVHTKHPAAANESSFHSQDVGESKNKRSSFMQSSIHSSQQPSLKRHISESTLHSSKVFVSDDRNKRCSMEEIERKKQEALARRKMRVRACSNDSAPT encoded by the exons ATGATGAGCCGCAGGAGGCAGCCTGCACATAGCTCCCGCACGGCATCCGAGGAGGAGGAGACCGGGGAACGGAAAGTCTCCAGGGAGGGGGCCCCGGCCTCTGGCAGGGAGACCCCAAGCCGGAGCAAGAGCAGTAGGAAGCTGCGCCGGAGCGAGCGGTGCGGGGCTTCCCGCTTACTAAGCCCGACCTCATCATCTGTAGCCCCCCGGGGCGAGAGAGAGGAGG ACTTGTGTCCAGATAATAAGACCCCAAAGAGATTAACTAAATGTAAACCATGGATGTCTGCCATTAATTCTCCATACAATGATGCAGAACAACAGCAAGAAATATTTTGGGATCCCCATTCACCAGCACCCTTTAAATTAG ATAATGGAAAGAAAAAACAGGCTGCAAGCAAATGCTCAGTTGACATTTCAGATATTGTTAATAGAATTGCTCCAAAG GATGAGAAGCCGGTGAACTCTGACGCAGCTTACCTCGGCGTTTGGATTGGAGATGATGCTATCCCATGTACACCAGTAGTTTCCCGGACCAGAACGAAAAAGAATAG GTCTAGCATTCTACCTACGGAAGACGAACTTATGAAGTTGGCAAAACAGCTAGACAGGAACTTGATAGAGCATAAAGACCAACATGTTGATGTGTTGATCGATTCAGCAAATACTATGGGTACTGTTAAGAACAGTCATGACGATTCTTTGCTAGAAGACATCCCGGAAGAAGATGATTTATTACTTGACCTGAAATCTGTTAGTCAGAGTTCAAATGTAGATGTCCTGCCCCAGATCAGCAGTCAGAGGTCCGTGGATCAGGATGCCGAAAAAGCTTTAAATGACCTTTTTGATTCTTCTACGCAGAAATGCAGCGGACGGTTAAGCCAAGGTTTATCAGATGTTAGCACCAGGAGCTTACATGAAGTTCACGTAGATGCAACAAGCTGTATTGAGAGAGAGATTTTGCACTTTAATCACCAACAATCTTGTAAAAAGGTTACAAATTCAAATCAGTGTAGTTTTAGCACAACGTTAAACGCAGATGCATCTGAAGGTGTAAACAAATATTCTATGCTAAATATTGTTAAACCAAAAGATGCTGTGCAGTCGTCTGATGTGGTCCAGTCCGTATCAAGCAGCCAAGATGACTTTGAGGATGACTGGGGGACTGATCTTCTTGATGATGATTCCTTTATTATGCAGATTACTCAAAATCCTGATTTGATAGCTACCCCTAAAAACAGCATGTCTATGGATAAATCGGGCCAAACAAAGGTGGATAATGTTAGAGGGAAAGTTATTGTTAAGTCCATAACCACTTCTACCTCTAATAAGTTGAATAGTTTTAAGTTTGTGCCACCAAAATTAAACGAGTGTAATGGAAAAAACAGTAACTTACATAGCCCAGAGTTGCCAAATGTCAAGAAAACGGAAAATAATGCAAATTACAAGAATATTAAGAGGGCAGCTTCTGGTACAGGACCTCAGATGATGTTGAAACCGGAAATACACTCGGGACTACAGATGACAATAAATAGTAACAGTAACCTAGTACGTGATGGAAATCCTTCCAATATTTGTGAACTTTCTAAAACCTCTAATGTGACTAAGAACTTTTCATTTAAATCCTCAACGTTTCGTGAAGGAAAGGACCTACCTGTTAAAGAGTGTACCCAGGCTGTGCCACAAACACATTCCTCATGTATAACCAAGGACACTGTCCTGATGGACGAATGGGATGATCCTAAGTTTTCCGATGACGTTCTGGACATGTTTTGTGAATCTGATAGTCTTTGGGAAGAGAAAGAAGACGATGATGATCTATTGTACCAAGTTTGTGATGACGTTGAAAGGTTAACGCAGGTTCTGATAACTAATGAAAGTAATTGTCAAAAGGAAAATGCTTTGTTGCCAAGCTCCAGTTGCAAAGCGATTGCAAACACGAGATCAAATATTGACATTGCAAGTCGACAAAATAAAAATGAAAGCCATGCTCATAAATTCAATGGCCACGTAGAACAGTGTAATAAGACAAATAATAAAGGGGCCTCCCCTGCCACGGTCAGTGGAAATTGCTCAAACTCTTATCAAAACAAAGGTTTTCTGAGGTCTAAATCTGTGCCTTCTGGAGTGGAGTGTAAAAAGCCAATGCTCAATGAGTCTCACTCACAGAATCTTCTGAAGCCACAGACTGTTACATCCAATGCAGCAAGTTCATGTGCACCCTCAAAGTATTCTTTTACAAGAATGAAACCTTCCCAGGCCACATCTGTTCACACGAAACATCCTGCCGCTGCAAATGAAAGCAGTTTTCACTCGCAGGACGTCGGTGAAAGTAAGAATAAAAGAAGCAGCTTTATGCAGTCAAGCATACACTCCAGTCAGCAACCTTCATTAAAAAGGCACATTTCAGAGTCTACCCTGCACTCTTCAAAAG
- the ETAA1 gene encoding ewing's tumor-associated antigen 1 isoform X3, with protein MSAINSPYNDAEQQQEIFWDPHSPAPFKLDNGKKKQAASKCSVDISDIVNRIAPKDEKPVNSDAAYLGVWIGDDAIPCTPVVSRTRTKKNRSSILPTEDELMKLAKQLDRNLIEHKDQHVDVLIDSANTMGTVKNSHDDSLLEDIPEEDDLLLDLKSVSQSSNVDVLPQISSQRSVDQDAEKALNDLFDSSTQKCSGRLSQGLSDVSTRSLHEVHVDATSCIEREILHFNHQQSCKKVTNSNQCSFSTTLNADASEGVNKYSMLNIVKPKDAVQSSDVVQSVSSSQDDFEDDWGTDLLDDDSFIMQITQNPDLIATPKNSMSMDKSGQTKVDNVRGKVIVKSITTSTSNKLNSFKFVPPKLNECNGKNSNLHSPELPNVKKTENNANYKNIKRAASGTGPQMMLKPEIHSGLQMTINSNSNLVRDGNPSNICELSKTSNVTKNFSFKSSTFREGKDLPVKECTQAVPQTHSSCITKDTVLMDEWDDPKFSDDVLDMFCESDSLWEEKEDDDDLLYQVCDDVERLTQVLITNESNCQKENALLPSSSCKAIANTRSNIDIASRQNKNESHAHKFNGHVEQCNKTNNKGASPATVSGNCSNSYQNKGFLRSKSVPSGVECKKPMLNESHSQNLLKPQTVTSNAASSCAPSKYSFTRMKPSQATSVHTKHPAAANESSFHSQDVGESKNKRSSFMQSSIHSSQQPSLKRHISESTLHSSKVFVSDDRNKRCSMEEIERKKQEALARRKMRVRACSNDSAPT; from the exons ATGTCTGCCATTAATTCTCCATACAATGATGCAGAACAACAGCAAGAAATATTTTGGGATCCCCATTCACCAGCACCCTTTAAATTAG ATAATGGAAAGAAAAAACAGGCTGCAAGCAAATGCTCAGTTGACATTTCAGATATTGTTAATAGAATTGCTCCAAAG GATGAGAAGCCGGTGAACTCTGACGCAGCTTACCTCGGCGTTTGGATTGGAGATGATGCTATCCCATGTACACCAGTAGTTTCCCGGACCAGAACGAAAAAGAATAG GTCTAGCATTCTACCTACGGAAGACGAACTTATGAAGTTGGCAAAACAGCTAGACAGGAACTTGATAGAGCATAAAGACCAACATGTTGATGTGTTGATCGATTCAGCAAATACTATGGGTACTGTTAAGAACAGTCATGACGATTCTTTGCTAGAAGACATCCCGGAAGAAGATGATTTATTACTTGACCTGAAATCTGTTAGTCAGAGTTCAAATGTAGATGTCCTGCCCCAGATCAGCAGTCAGAGGTCCGTGGATCAGGATGCCGAAAAAGCTTTAAATGACCTTTTTGATTCTTCTACGCAGAAATGCAGCGGACGGTTAAGCCAAGGTTTATCAGATGTTAGCACCAGGAGCTTACATGAAGTTCACGTAGATGCAACAAGCTGTATTGAGAGAGAGATTTTGCACTTTAATCACCAACAATCTTGTAAAAAGGTTACAAATTCAAATCAGTGTAGTTTTAGCACAACGTTAAACGCAGATGCATCTGAAGGTGTAAACAAATATTCTATGCTAAATATTGTTAAACCAAAAGATGCTGTGCAGTCGTCTGATGTGGTCCAGTCCGTATCAAGCAGCCAAGATGACTTTGAGGATGACTGGGGGACTGATCTTCTTGATGATGATTCCTTTATTATGCAGATTACTCAAAATCCTGATTTGATAGCTACCCCTAAAAACAGCATGTCTATGGATAAATCGGGCCAAACAAAGGTGGATAATGTTAGAGGGAAAGTTATTGTTAAGTCCATAACCACTTCTACCTCTAATAAGTTGAATAGTTTTAAGTTTGTGCCACCAAAATTAAACGAGTGTAATGGAAAAAACAGTAACTTACATAGCCCAGAGTTGCCAAATGTCAAGAAAACGGAAAATAATGCAAATTACAAGAATATTAAGAGGGCAGCTTCTGGTACAGGACCTCAGATGATGTTGAAACCGGAAATACACTCGGGACTACAGATGACAATAAATAGTAACAGTAACCTAGTACGTGATGGAAATCCTTCCAATATTTGTGAACTTTCTAAAACCTCTAATGTGACTAAGAACTTTTCATTTAAATCCTCAACGTTTCGTGAAGGAAAGGACCTACCTGTTAAAGAGTGTACCCAGGCTGTGCCACAAACACATTCCTCATGTATAACCAAGGACACTGTCCTGATGGACGAATGGGATGATCCTAAGTTTTCCGATGACGTTCTGGACATGTTTTGTGAATCTGATAGTCTTTGGGAAGAGAAAGAAGACGATGATGATCTATTGTACCAAGTTTGTGATGACGTTGAAAGGTTAACGCAGGTTCTGATAACTAATGAAAGTAATTGTCAAAAGGAAAATGCTTTGTTGCCAAGCTCCAGTTGCAAAGCGATTGCAAACACGAGATCAAATATTGACATTGCAAGTCGACAAAATAAAAATGAAAGCCATGCTCATAAATTCAATGGCCACGTAGAACAGTGTAATAAGACAAATAATAAAGGGGCCTCCCCTGCCACGGTCAGTGGAAATTGCTCAAACTCTTATCAAAACAAAGGTTTTCTGAGGTCTAAATCTGTGCCTTCTGGAGTGGAGTGTAAAAAGCCAATGCTCAATGAGTCTCACTCACAGAATCTTCTGAAGCCACAGACTGTTACATCCAATGCAGCAAGTTCATGTGCACCCTCAAAGTATTCTTTTACAAGAATGAAACCTTCCCAGGCCACATCTGTTCACACGAAACATCCTGCCGCTGCAAATGAAAGCAGTTTTCACTCGCAGGACGTCGGTGAAAGTAAGAATAAAAGAAGCAGCTTTATGCAGTCAAGCATACACTCCAGTCAGCAACCTTCATTAAAAAGGCACATTTCAGAGTCTACCCTGCACTCTTCAAAAG